CATATGTCTCGCGAGCTTCTCGGAATGCTGGACCGAAAACAGCAGTTTGTCGATGACTTTCTGTTCTTCCTCCAGCAGCCGGTCGGGCTCTTCCGGGTCAACGGTCGCAAAGCACGTGTTTTCCAGCGGGTACGTTTCCCCGTGAATGGTGATTTCTTTCTTCTCATAATCCACTTTTTCAAGCAAAAGCCGCTCAGACATATTGAAGTTCGGGCGTCGTTTGATGATCGGTATTTCCAGTTTGAACTGGATGATGGCAATGGCTTGCTGGATTTTGGAGATTTGATTTTTTTCATGTTCGGGTAACGGTTCATCCGAATCACTCTTTGGCATAAACTTCGGATTGGTGTCGTAGTATTTCTCCGCAAGATTAAGAAGGGGTCTCAGATTAATGCCGTAAACATCTTCAATAATGTCCAGGTTATCGTAGCGGGCACAGATGCGGATAATATTCGCTAAACAGACCTTGGATCCGGCAAAAGCCCCCATCCACAGCACATCGTGATTGCCCCACTGGATATCGACGGAATGATAGTTGATGAGGGCGTCCATGATTTTATCGGGCTCAGGTCCACGGTCATAAATATCCCCGACGACATGAAGGTGATCGACAACGAGCCGCTGCGTGGTATAGGCAAGACCGGTAATGAGTTTATCCGCCTGGCCAAGGGTTATGATCTGCTCGACAATTTTGGAATAGTAGTCTTTCTTATTCGTCAATTCTTCGGTTTTGTATAACAGCTCTTCAATAATATAAACAAATTGGCTGGGCAATGCTTTACGGAGCTTGGAGCGTGTATATTTGAAGGACGCAAAGGAGATCAGCCGGATCATGCGCTCAATGGTTTCTGCATACCAGTGGTTTAATTCCGTCTTGTTGTTAAAACTGTTCTTGATTAACTGGATTTTTTCTTCCGGATAATACACCAGTGTCGCAAATTCAGTGATTTCGTCTTCAGTGAATTCCTCTTCAAACAGCACTTTGATTTTCTCTTTCACATTCCCAGATCCGTTTCGCAGTACATGCTGAAAGGCTTGATATTCACCATGTAAATCACTGACAAAATGCTCTGTTCCCTTTGGCAGGTTGAGAATCGCCTCCAGTTTAATGATTTCAGTTACCACTTTTTCCTCGCTGTCATACCGTTGAGCCAGTAGATCCAACATTTTTGTGTCCAACGTGATAGACTCCCCTTTCCAGGTCATGAATGATTTGTACTTCATAGAAACGTTTACGTATGTTTAAGGAATGAAACCAAGTTTCCTTAACATGCCACCTGCTAAGTATGAGGTTTTATCGAGCTTTTGTTGGGGCGGCATGGGTTACAAAGGATGCAAGTCAATGGACTGTGCCATTCACATGAGAGCGCATTCACTTATTAATCACTTCATTTTAACATAGAATTCCTGAAAAATGGGCCTGACTCGGTCTTGGGTGAATTTAAAACCACACGGCTGCAAGCCAGGTGATGAACGGGATCGTAAGGAGTGAGAGCAGTGTCGAGTAGGCGATGGTAATGACGGCGGTGTTCTCGTCTTTGTCCGGCAGGTACCGGGCAAACAGGATGGCAGAAAGTGTGAACGTCGGCATCGCTGACAAGATGATGACGAGGTTCTTTAGATCTGCTGACAGCGGGGTCCAGGACAGAACGAACATCGTCATAAGCGGGATCGCCAGAAGTCGAACAGTCAGTGGAAACCAGATCTGGCGATAGGCGCCGACGCCTGAACGTTTGAAGAGGCCCTGAAGCAGCATACCGATGTAGAGCATCGCCAAAGGTGCGGCGAGCCCGGCCAGGTGTTCCGTTAACTGACGGGCGAATGCCGGCGGTTCAAAGCCAACAACGGCAGACGTCAAGCCGACGGTGATGGCAATGAGCGGAACATTGATGAACGATTTGAGCACGCTCCGGATCGACATGCCGCTCCCTGACTGCAGGAATGCAATGACGATCGTAAACAGGACAAGGTCCAATGCTGCGTCAAAAATCGCCGCAAGCAGTCCGCCGACCGGACCGAAGATCGTGGCGGCGAGCGGAATCCCGATAAAACCGGTATTGCCGAGTGCCGCCAGGACGACGAGCTTTTTGGACAGCGTGGATTCGAATCTGAACAATTTGGCGATGAGCCAGGCGAACAGCAGGGCGCCGATATGAAAAATGATAGAGATCATAAAAATCAGGAAAGCCTGGTTCAAGAGATTCCCGCTCACATCCGTATTGAAGACACCGTTCAGAATAATCGACGGTACGGCGATGTTCAGGATGATGAGGATCAGTACCTTTTTGACATCTTGGGATATGGGTACTTTCCAGGCGAACAACATGCCGAGGGCTATGATGACCCCCATGACGGTGATCGACGTGGAAACGAGGGTGACGTTCATAGTGTAGGAGGTCCTTTCGTTCTGTATTGTACCGATCGTCATCGCTGGTTTGTTTACAGCATGAAAATGAAGAGGATACATCGTTTATCGTAATCGCATTGAGCGAATGTGTAAATGGTCAAGTCGGGGCATGATGCTTACTCAACCACGATGATTGCTGACAATGCTGGTTGCCGTGAGAGCTTTTTTTCTCAGATGTTTCTGATGCAATAAGAGCAGTGGTGATACATTCGGATTAACAGATCGGAATTTTCTGATCATTTTTCATGAAGTTTTTGATATAATGAATTCTGTAATGCATCACCCAGCCGACTTGGTACTTCGGGTAAACAACCATCTTACATAAACCGATACAAAGAAAAAGCAGATTACATAAATGGAAGCAGGGATAGGATGGAGAAGTACATCGAAGTGATGAAGCAAAGTCTGAACGTGCTTGAGACGATGATTGAGGGGCTTGAGCATATTCCACAGCAGATCCAGGAAAACAAGACGCCGGATGCGATCCAGCTGATGGACGACATGATGGTGGGGTTTATGTCTGTTGAGAAGTCTTTAACACCGGTATTGGAAGAAGCAGAAGGGGCGGATATTGCCACGCAACAGCTCCAAAAAGTGAATGAAACGTTTGAACGGGTTGTCACGGCGATGGAAAACGATGCGTTTGACACCGTGGCGGCCATCTTAGAGCAAGCATTGACCCCGCAGGTGAAAAAACTCCATGCGACCCTGACGGAACTTTTCGCGCCTTATGTTTTGTTATAATTGGAGATGAGAGGTGTTCTGATGTCGGAAGAACGAAAAGATTCTTTATCCTTGGAACAGCAAAAGGCGATCGACAAACAGCAAAAACAATTCGATGAAATCCATACGATCATGCTGAAGATGAAAGCCATTGCCTTCAAGGCGACTGACGAGTCCCTGACAGACGAGGAGCGTCAGTCCTTGCAAGATGAGATGGATTCTTTGAAGGAAAAACTCGATGCGCGCTATCAGTCGATGCTGAAAAATGATGAGGAATAATCATACAGACTAGCAGGCAGGGACTTCCCTGGCTGCTTTTTTGGGTGTTATTTAGGGCATCGTTTTCATGCATCGATTGAACGAGGGTGAAGGTGATGAAAATCTTTTTTTTCATCGTACTTCTTCGCTTTTATGGATGCAGGAAGGACGTTCTGAAAAAAAGCAATCACAAGTGTTTCAATTGATGCCAATAGGGGTAATTCCAACCAACCGGGCAATCATCTGACAGTTCACAATTGATGGTTGATCACGGACAATATACTAACGGGTAAAGGGGCAAAATAACATGGAATTATTATCGATTCTTTCTCAAATCATCATTGCGATCTCGATCGTCATCGTCTGGGTATTCCGGTTTGACAACATCGTTGTGGAATTTAAGCAGTACGGGTTATCGGATCTCACACGAAATTCAGTTGGGGCAATCAAAATCGCCTTATCCACCCTGCTTGTAACAGGCATCTGGTATCCGGAACCGGTGACGTTTGCAGCATTGTTCATGGCGTTTCTGATGGTTTGCGCACAGGCAGCGCATTTTAAAGTGAAAAACCCGTGGAGTAAGCACGTACCGTCATTCGTTCTTCTTCTTCTGTCATTGTTTGTAGCGGCTGTCCATTCCGGGATCCTGAGTTGATCTCACCGCTCGCGTTTGGATTGATTCTTGTTTCTTCGATCTCGTTTATCGTGTATGGGCTGACGTGCATCTTTTCCGTGAAGATGAAAGAGGAATTCAAGCGTTTCGGGCTGGCGAAGTTCCCGGAGCTGATCGGCGTATTGGAGATTGCAGGCGGCATCGGTCTATTGATCGGCCTGTATTTCCCCTTTTTTTTGGTGCTCTCGACAGGTGGACTGACGTTTCTGATGTTCATGGCGCTCTTTTTCCGCATGAAAGCAGGGGACACATTCTGGCAGTCATCACCGGCCACGGTGTTCATGATCCTGACAGGGTACCTGTTTGTTGTCGCTGTGAACCTTTGATAGCAAAGAGTTTAGCGGGATACGAACAAAATGAGTCGATTTATTTTCAAATAAGGGTATCTATTTGCAGATGAGCGGGTTATACTGTAGAAAGCTTCTTGAGGTTCGGATATGAATGAAAGATGAATGTTACGTGATATTCCTCTGGATTAAGTAAATGAAGAGCTCAACTTGCAAAACAATGTGGGCAACCCCCACCCAGGAGGAACATCATTATGACACAAGGTACAGTAAAATGGTTTAATGCAGAAAAAGGTTTCGGTTTCATCGAAGTTGAAGGACAGGACGATGTATTCGTACACTTCTCCGCGATCCAAGGCGAAGGCTTCAAATCACTTGACGAAGGTCAAACAGTAAACTTCGACATCGAGCAAGGCCAGCGTGGCCCACAGGCGGCTAACGTACAGAAGTAATTCTTCTATAAGAACGCCCTTTCGCTTCATTGCGGGAGGGCTTTTTTTATACCTCAGCAGGAAAGTAGAAGTGCAACGAAGCCGTTCGCCATTCACGTGGCGGTAAGCCGAGTTTTCTTTACCCATTGCCGGGATGCGTCGGACCTTCGGTTTATGGTAAAATGAAACGAATATTGATTTAGTGAAGGGTGGTTGAGCCATACCATGACAAAAAAAGACAACAATAATGTCGTACCAATGCAAATGGAAGTGCCGGTTGAAGAACTCGTCGGCGCCTTTGCGGATTTGAATGAATACGCCTTAACGCATTACCAGGAGGACCTGGAACGTTACCAGCTCGAGCACTTTACCGAGCCGGAGCATTCCAGTGATGATATGGTGCAGGCCTATCAGATGACGTACATCTGGAACATGATGCACGCGCCGATTGTTTCCCGGGAAGAGGGTACATATGTCACGATTCATCAGCACTTCACCGAGCTTGCGGAGAAGCATGAGCAGTATTCGCCGGTCGTGTTACATGCATTCCGTAAACTCGATGAAATTTCACCGGACGTGTATGAAGTCACGGCGCTGGTGAAGGCGGAAAATGAGGAAGGTGACACATTTCTGCCTTTGGCTGCGTCGATCGTGCACGATCACGAACCGCTGTTTATCCCGACGCCGGAGCATGAAGACTATGTGGAAGGGGATCTGATCGTCTGTTTCGGCTACCCTGTGGACGATGCGGTGATTCCCCTGATGATGCCGTTTCGGATCGCGGCTGAACACCGGAATGCATTTGAGAATGCGATGGTGAATATCACGACTGATCATGACTTTGAAAGTACAAAAGAGTTGATGGCAGACCCGGCTGGGAGCTTTTTTGACGGCGTACTGCTCCCCTTCGTGAATGAGCTGTACGAGATGTCGGATCTGCTCGACGAACCACTTGAAAATGAGAACCAACAGGCGGTGGACGATCTCCTCAGAGACGTTCTCGAAGACAAATACCCTGAAGACGTGGTCGAAA
This Salisediminibacterium beveridgei DNA region includes the following protein-coding sequences:
- a CDS encoding fructose-bisphosphatase class III translates to MDTKMLDLLAQRYDSEEKVVTEIIKLEAILNLPKGTEHFVSDLHGEYQAFQHVLRNGSGNVKEKIKVLFEEEFTEDEITEFATLVYYPEEKIQLIKNSFNNKTELNHWYAETIERMIRLISFASFKYTRSKLRKALPSQFVYIIEELLYKTEELTNKKDYYSKIVEQIITLGQADKLITGLAYTTQRLVVDHLHVVGDIYDRGPEPDKIMDALINYHSVDIQWGNHDVLWMGAFAGSKVCLANIIRICARYDNLDIIEDVYGINLRPLLNLAEKYYDTNPKFMPKSDSDEPLPEHEKNQISKIQQAIAIIQFKLEIPIIKRRPNFNMSERLLLEKVDYEKKEITIHGETYPLENTCFATVDPEEPDRLLEEEQKVIDKLLFSVQHSEKLARHMNFLMKKGNLYLKYNGNLLIHGCIPLEENGTMETMEIENKTYAGRELLDVFERYVRKAYANPHETDDLATDMVWYLWTGEYSSLFGKREMTTFERYFITDKKAHEERKNPYYYLREDEDTCRQILKDFDLNPDQGHIINGHTPIKERSGENPVKANGKMIVIDGGFSKAYQSDTGIAGYTLLYNSYGMQLVAHKHFHSKEDVLLNGTDVLSVKRIVDKELVRKKVMETNVGTELLQEVAILNSLMEYRYMK
- a CDS encoding cold-shock protein; translation: MTQGTVKWFNAEKGFGFIEVEGQDDVFVHFSAIQGEGFKSLDEGQTVNFDIEQGQRGPQAANVQK
- a CDS encoding AEC family transporter produces the protein MTIGTIQNERTSYTMNVTLVSTSITVMGVIIALGMLFAWKVPISQDVKKVLILIILNIAVPSIILNGVFNTDVSGNLLNQAFLIFMISIIFHIGALLFAWLIAKLFRFESTLSKKLVVLAALGNTGFIGIPLAATIFGPVGGLLAAIFDAALDLVLFTIVIAFLQSGSGMSIRSVLKSFINVPLIAITVGLTSAVVGFEPPAFARQLTEHLAGLAAPLAMLYIGMLLQGLFKRSGVGAYRQIWFPLTVRLLAIPLMTMFVLSWTPLSADLKNLVIILSAMPTFTLSAILFARYLPDKDENTAVITIAYSTLLSLLTIPFITWLAAVWF
- a CDS encoding DoxX family protein; amino-acid sequence: MELLSILSQIIIAISIVIVWVFRFDNIVVEFKQYGLSDLTRNSVGAIKIALSTLLVTGIWYPEPVTFAALFMAFLMVCAQAAHFKVKNPWSKHVPSFVLLLLSLFVAAVHSGILS
- a CDS encoding flagellin N-terminal helical domain-containing protein, producing MSEERKDSLSLEQQKAIDKQQKQFDEIHTIMLKMKAIAFKATDESLTDEERQSLQDEMDSLKEKLDARYQSMLKNDEE
- a CDS encoding DoxX family protein — translated: MKEEFKRFGLAKFPELIGVLEIAGGIGLLIGLYFPFFLVLSTGGLTFLMFMALFFRMKAGDTFWQSSPATVFMILTGYLFVVAVNL